A window from Solanum stenotomum isolate F172 chromosome 5, ASM1918654v1, whole genome shotgun sequence encodes these proteins:
- the LOC125863988 gene encoding uncharacterized protein LOC125863988: MKNPKIIPYAQYIQKLCKRFRKIEFRHTPRTQNELSNALATITSMIKHPYTSYIDLVDIEVKEQSVHYSHVEAEPDGLPWYFDIKKYLETKTYPKNATFNQKKLIRRMNLNFFSSGEILYRRTPDLGLLRCIDAIEAAKLLEQIHVGVCGTQINGLTLARKILRAGYFWMTMEHDCCKFVQKCLKCQVHGDLI; the protein is encoded by the coding sequence ATGAAGAACCCAAAGATCATACCGTATGCGCAatatatacagaagttgtgcaagagatttcgcaagattgaaTTCAGGCACACTCCCAGGACACAAAATGAGTTAAGCaatgctcttgccaccatcaCATCAATGATCAAACATCCatatacaagttatattgacctagtggatatagaggtaaaagagcagTCTGTCCATTATTCACACGTTGAAGCGGAACCAGATGGTTTGCCCTGGTATTTTGACATAAAAAAGTATTTGGAGACCAAAACTTATCCTAagaatgcaacgttcaaccaAAAGAAGTTGATACGCCGTATGAACCTCAATTTCTTTTCAAGTGGagaaatcctttataggaggactccagatttaggcCTTCTCAGATGCATTGATGCTATTGAGGCTGCGAAGCTTCTTGAACAGATACATGTCGGCGTTTGCGGTACTCAAATAAATGGGCTCACTTTGGCGAGAAAGATCCTTCGAGCCggctatttttggatgactatggaacatgattgttgcaagtttgtcCAGAAATGTCTTAAATGTCAGGTGCATGGAGATCTGATTTGA
- the LOC125865299 gene encoding probable protein phosphatase 2C 63: MMRLCYRPLERCFGRRSGDGLLWHTDLKPHASGDFSMAVVQANSSLEDQSQVLTSPSATYVGVYDGHGGPEAARFVNRHLFPYLNKFQKEQGCLSSEVIKRAFNATEEDFIRLVKQSLPSMPKIASVGSCCLFGAISGSELYVANLGDSRAVLGRKGFDGERSKVVAERLSTDHNVSCEEVRKEVESLHPDDPSIVVYCRGVWRVKGIIQVSRSIGDAYLKRPELNRDPIFQKYGNPVPLKRAVMTAEPSIVTRKIRTHDLFVIFASDGLWEQLSDEAAVEIVFKNPRAGIAKRLVGAALKEAAKKREMRYKDIKKIEKGIRRHFHDDISVIVIYLDHQKNSFQSKGTVGCISPPVDISSYHSDGVADEPSG, from the exons ATGATGAGATTGTGTTATCGGCCGTTGGAAAGGTGTTTCGGGAGGCGGAGTGGTGATGGACTTTTGTGGCATACGGATTTGAAGCCTCATGCATCCGGTGACTTTTCTATGGCTGTTGTTCAGGCTAATTCATCTCTtgaagatcaaagtcaagtacTTACTTCTCCTTCTGCTACCTATGTTGGTGTTTATGATGGTCATGGAGGTCCTGAAGCTGCGCGTTTTGTTAATAGACATCTCTTTCCTTATTTAAACA AGTTTCAGAAAGAGCAAGGGTGTTTATCATCAGAGGTGATAAAGAGAGCATTTAATGCAACAGAAGAGGATTTTATTCGATTGGTGAAGCAATCATTGCCTTCAATGCCAAAGATTGCTTCAGTTGGATCATGTTGTTTGTTTGGTGCTATTTCGGGAAGTGAATTATATGTAGCTAATTTAGGAGACTCGAGGGCAGTTCTTGGACGCAAAGGTTTTGACGGGGAGAGAAGTAAAGTGGTTGCAGAAAGATTGTCCACTGATCATAATGTTTCATGTGAGGAGGTGCGGAAAGAGGTGGAATCACTTCATCCCGATGATCCATCTATAGTGGTCTATTGTCGAGGAGTTTGGAGAGTTAAAGGCATAATTCAG GTCTCGAGATCCATTGGAGATGCCTATCTTAAGAGACCGGAGTTAAACAGAGATCCTATCTTTCAAAAATATGGAAATCCTGTTCCTTTGAAGCGGGCTGTAATGACAGCAGAACCTTCCATAGTTACAAGAAAAATTAGAACGCATGACTTATTTGTGATATTTGCTTCTGATGGTCTCTGGGAACAACTAAGTGATGAAGCGGCTGTGGAAATAGTCTTTAAAAACCCAAGAGCT GGAATAGCTAAGAGACTGGTGGGAGCAGCACTTAAGGAAGCTGCTAAGAAGAGGGAGATGAGGTACAAGGACataaagaaaatagagaagGGGATTAGGCGTCATTTCCACGATGATATATCAGTCATAGTGATCTATCTTGATCACCAGAAGAACTCTTTCCAATCCAAAGGCACCGTTGGCTGTATCTCTCCGCCTGTGGACATATCGTCCTATCATTCAGATGGTGTTGCAGATGAACCAAGTGGTTAG
- the LOC125865296 gene encoding (S)-8-oxocitronellyl enol synthase ISY1-like: MSWWWAGAIGAAKKKFEEDEAPPKYESVALIIGVTGIVGNSLAEILPLADTPGGPWKVYGVARRARPSWNADHPIEYVQCDISNPEDTQSKLSVLTDVTHVFYVTWANRSKEVENCEINGKMFRNVLNVIIPNCPNLRHICLQTGRKHYLGPFELYGKVSHDSPFHEDLPRLDAPNFYYVLEDILFKEVEKKEGLTWSVHRPGTIFGFSPYSLMNIVGTLCVYAAICKHEGLPLKFPGVKGAWDGYSDCSDADLIAEHQIWAAVDPYAKNEAFNVSNGDVFKWKHFWKVLAEQFGVEAAEFDEGKRCTLVEMMKDKGTVWDEIVKENGLVPTKLEEVGVWWFADLMLSGDCPLDTMNKSKEHGFLGFRNSQKAFISWIDKVKAYKVVP; encoded by the exons ATGAGCTGGTGGTGGGCTGGAGCTATTGGTGCTGCTAAG AAAAAATTCGAAGAAGATGAAGCACCACCAAAGTATGAAAGTGTTGCTCTAATTATCGGAGTCACCGGCATCGTTGGTAATAGCCTCGCCGAGATCCTTCCTCTCGCTGACACTCCCGGTGGTCCGTGGAAGGTCTACGGCGTTGCACGACGGGCTAGACCGTCGTGGAACGCCGATCATCCAATTGAGTATGTCCAATGTGACATATCAAATCCGGAGGATACCCAATCTAAACTATCTGTTCTCACTGAtgtaacccatgttttctatgTAACTTGGGCTAATAGATCCAAAGAGGTTGAAAATTGTGAAATCAATGGGAAAATGTTTAGGAATGTTCTTAATGTTATTATCCCTAATTGTCCTAACTTGCGTCATATCTGTTTGCAAACGGGTCGAAAACATTATTTGGGTCCGTTTGAATTGTATGGAAAAGTAAGCCATGATTCTCCATTTCATGAGGATTTACCCAGATTAGATGCGCCCAATTTCTATTATGTTCTTGAGGATATTTTGTTTAAGGAGGTGGAGAAAAAGGAAGGATTGACATGGTCAGTTCATCGGCCGGGGACGATTTTTGGGTTTTCTCCTTATAGTTTGATGAATATTGTTGGAACACTTTGTGTTTATGCAGCTATATGTAAACATGAAGGGTTGCCATTGAAGTTTCCTGGTGTTAAAGGAGCGTGGGATGGATACTCGGATTGCTCTGATGCGGATTTGATTGCTGAGCATCAGATATGGGCTGCAGTGGATCCATATGCCAAGAATGAGGCGTTTAATGTGAGCAATGGGGATGTTTTCAAGTGGAAGCATTTCTGGAAGGTTTTGGCTGAGCAATTTGGAGTGGAAGCTGCGGAGTTTGATGAAGGGAAGAGATGCACATTGGTAGAGATGATGAAAGACAAAGGCACAGTTTGGGATGAGATTGTGAAGGAGAATGGATTGGTGCCTACTAAATTGGAGGAGGTTGGAGTTTGGTGGTTTGCTGATCTTATGCTTTCTGGAGATTGCCCTTTGGATACTATGAACAAGAGCAAGGAGCACGGTTTCTTGGGATTCCGGAACTCACAAAAAGCCTTCATTTCCTGGATTGATAAGGTGAAAGCTTACAAAGTTGTTCCTTAG